CTGTAAATAATCAATTCATTAATTTGTCTCCATGTTTTTCGCTTACAAAAATTATACAATATATCTTTAAAACATTATTAAAATAAAAAAATAACAGTTTCCTATTATTTAGATTACTTATTTAATTTTGCTAATCTTCTTTCTTCTTGACGTTTTCTACGTTGAACTTCTTGCACAGAGCGATTTGCTTTATGTTGATTTCAGAAGAAGAAACCTAGAGTTTGAATAATTTGATAAGTTGACGAGAAGATTCAGTAAATTGCAACCCCTGAGGCAACTGAGGCAACAACGAAGATGAATACGAATGCGAATATACCTTGCATGATGTATTGTTTTTTACGTGATTTTCTTTGTGCATCAGTCAATGTTATTGATTTTTGTTTTATTGATTGTAAAACTAATGGTAATAACATAGAAACAATTTGTAATGGTAGATACACAGCAAGTAAAGTTAGATAAATAACTTCTCCACTTAACATTTGTGATCATGGTTTTTCAATTAAAGCAATTAAACCTACATTTGCAATTTTTAATGATTTTGTTGATCTAACAATTGCATAAATCGCAAATAGGAATGGCATTGAAGCGAATGCTCCAGCCATTGATGAAAATGGTGAGAACCCTTCTCTTTTTTGTAATGCTTTCATTTCTGCTGACATTTTTTGTCTTGCTTGAGGTGATTTATCACCTTTATATTTTGCCTGAATTTCTGCCTGTTTTAATTGAAATGATTGCTGTTTGTGCTGATTAGCTTGCGATTTTCAAGTAAATGCTAATGAAATAGATTTAATGATAATAACTGTAAATAAAATAGCAAAGATAACTGAAACTCCATAACTATTATTTCCAAGTTCTGGGTTTAATGTTCCTGACATTCCTTTAATTAATGCATTAAGTAGTAAAGCTGTTGGGTAAACGAAGAATCCATAGA
This region of Mesoplasma melaleucae genomic DNA includes:
- the yidC gene encoding membrane protein insertase YidC; the protein is MYIASSKNNGVMSYMNTSSTTKTKKTFWQRIADSNDRKRILKLIWRWVKILSFLFIIISMIWGCVQMYQDPYLIQEVTDMTGRRVYMPGVSFEIITSSLGEKPSQNWAVIVSGLNGQQYAYNVISSWGEAFSKTGSPFYGFFVYPTALLLNALIKGMSGTLNPELGNNSYGVSVIFAILFTVIIIKSISLAFTWKSQANQHKQQSFQLKQAEIQAKYKGDKSPQARQKMSAEMKALQKREGFSPFSSMAGAFASMPFLFAIYAIVRSTKSLKIANVGLIALIEKPWSQMLSGEVIYLTLLAVYLPLQIVSMLLPLVLQSIKQKSITLTDAQRKSRKKQYIMQGIFAFVFIFVVASVASGVAIYWIFSSTYQIIQTLGFFFWNQHKANRSVQEVQRRKRQEERRLAKLNK